In Pirellulales bacterium, the following are encoded in one genomic region:
- a CDS encoding DUF1592 domain-containing protein — protein sequence MMRTGLFIALGFVAGCSWCRAAEPQSFDPIAADYLRVARPLLERYCIACHDAETKEGELDLEQMHTLVELRQEAERWPKIAEMLDQAEMPPRDSDQLAPEEKQQLRAWIERYLEAESQALAGDPGPVVLRRLSNAEYTYTIQDLTGLDLQPAREFPVDGAAGEGFTNTGNALVMSPALLTKYFDAAKGIAAHLVPLPTGVRFSPATTRRDWTNEIVAEIKRFYAGFADPEGKLPWDKYLGAAVASRDALASGAQTPSQVAAAQGLNAHYFGELVRLLNADDASPVLAGLRAAWRTAKPDDAPALVAEVARWQQALFRFQNVGHMKPWVVVVDPVVAEQELRFKFSDAADAGPITVHLVASAGGDSSEHDLVVWRRPRLVIPGRPELLLRDVRQFAGALEAHRSELFAATAACLDAAGEAAAAGQTVDVAELAARHGVAAETLSAWLDYLGLNAAPALRLDYLTQALTSTGGYDFVRGWGSPETPSIVANSTDQHIRIPGNMKGRGVCVHPSPTLNIATGWRSPLAGMIHITGQVTHAHPECGNGVTWAVELRRGSTRQTLASGVAQGGAPVPFGPLDDLAVREGDLISLVVGPRDGNHSCDLTDIELTIKAGDRTWNLSQDVSGDILASNPHADAQGQPNIWHFYTEKVDGTKAGPVIPAGSLLARWQATDKPDEKRALAGELQSLLTGAPPADKQHPDAVLYRQLASLGGPLLASAAASAAKGTPLEAPSTSGTADWGIDPALCGHRPDGSAIDAADLCLAAPTALAVRLPSDLIAGCELVATVTLDETAAEGTAQAQILPAPPGDLRALRPDTPVLARPGSAAHGRIETALAEFRNWFPAALCYSRIVPVDEVITLTLFHREEDALARLMLDDEQRAYLDRLWSELRFISQDALITVDAFGQLLEYASQDSDPRLFEPLRESIYRQADEYRQWLLATEPVQIDAVLAWAEKAYRRPLTDADRSELHNLYAQLRAEELPHDEALRLLLARVLVAPAFLYKLEAAAAGEGPAPVSDWELANRLSYFLWSSAPDEALKVDAAAGRLHDPDVLAGHARRMMRDPKVRRLATEFACQWLHIYDFASLDEKSPRHFPEFAELRDDLYEEAIQFFTDLVRRDGSVEEIWNADHVLVNETLAAFYGVPFDSGTPVPDSSWRRIDHAQQLGRGGVLGLGATLAKQSGASRTSPILRGNWVSEVLLGERLPRPPKGVPVLPEDEAALEGLTVRQLIEAHSIDPKCINCHQRIDPLGFALESYDAIGRRRERDLGNRPIDVHARLRDGTEFDGLAGLRIYLISTRHDDVIGQFCKKLLGYSLGRSVQLADRRLLADLRAQLAAGGYHMSTAIEAIVRSPQFRMIRPQQASLATATAQTSPDRPAP from the coding sequence GTGATGCGTACCGGTTTGTTCATTGCGCTGGGGTTTGTGGCGGGTTGTTCGTGGTGCCGGGCCGCCGAACCGCAGTCGTTCGACCCGATTGCCGCCGACTATCTGCGGGTCGCGCGGCCGCTCTTGGAGCGCTACTGCATCGCTTGTCACGATGCCGAAACGAAGGAAGGCGAACTCGACCTCGAGCAGATGCACACGCTCGTCGAGCTGCGCCAGGAGGCCGAGCGCTGGCCCAAGATCGCCGAGATGCTCGACCAGGCTGAAATGCCCCCGCGCGACTCGGATCAGCTCGCCCCCGAGGAGAAGCAGCAGCTCCGCGCATGGATCGAGCGCTATCTCGAGGCGGAGTCGCAGGCGCTGGCCGGCGACCCGGGCCCGGTCGTGTTGCGGCGCCTGAGCAACGCCGAATACACATACACAATTCAGGACCTGACGGGCCTCGACTTGCAGCCGGCGCGCGAGTTTCCCGTCGATGGCGCGGCGGGCGAGGGCTTTACGAACACGGGCAATGCGCTGGTCATGTCGCCGGCGCTGTTGACCAAGTATTTCGACGCGGCCAAGGGCATTGCCGCGCATCTGGTGCCCCTGCCCACCGGCGTGCGGTTTTCGCCGGCCACGACGCGACGCGATTGGACCAACGAAATCGTCGCCGAGATCAAACGGTTCTACGCCGGGTTCGCCGACCCGGAAGGGAAATTGCCTTGGGACAAGTACCTCGGCGCCGCCGTCGCATCGCGCGATGCGCTCGCCAGCGGCGCGCAGACGCCCAGCCAGGTCGCGGCCGCCCAGGGGTTGAATGCCCATTACTTCGGCGAACTCGTGCGGCTGCTTAACGCCGACGATGCATCGCCGGTCCTGGCCGGATTGCGCGCGGCGTGGCGCACGGCGAAGCCTGACGATGCGCCGGCGCTCGTGGCCGAGGTCGCCCGCTGGCAGCAGGCGCTGTTTCGCTTTCAAAACGTCGGGCACATGAAGCCCTGGGTCGTCGTGGTCGACCCGGTGGTCGCCGAGCAAGAGCTGCGGTTCAAGTTTTCCGATGCGGCCGACGCCGGCCCGATCACCGTGCACCTGGTGGCCAGCGCCGGGGGTGACAGCTCGGAGCACGACCTGGTCGTTTGGCGCCGCCCGCGACTGGTGATTCCGGGACGGCCCGAACTGCTGCTGCGCGATGTGCGGCAGTTTGCCGGTGCCTTGGAAGCCCACCGGAGCGAGCTGTTCGCCGCCACGGCGGCGTGTCTCGACGCGGCCGGCGAAGCCGCGGCGGCGGGCCAAACGGTCGACGTCGCGGAGCTCGCCGCGCGGCACGGAGTGGCCGCCGAGACGCTCAGCGCGTGGCTCGATTATCTCGGACTGAATGCGGCGCCGGCCCTGCGCCTCGACTATCTGACGCAAGCGCTCACCAGCACCGGCGGATACGATTTCGTCCGCGGTTGGGGTTCGCCCGAGACGCCGAGCATCGTCGCCAACTCGACCGATCAGCACATTCGTATTCCGGGCAACATGAAGGGGCGCGGCGTGTGCGTGCACCCGTCGCCGACTTTGAATATCGCCACCGGCTGGCGCAGCCCGCTGGCCGGCATGATTCACATCACCGGCCAGGTGACCCATGCGCATCCCGAGTGCGGCAACGGCGTCACGTGGGCCGTCGAGCTGCGGCGCGGCAGCACGCGGCAAACGCTCGCGTCCGGTGTGGCGCAAGGCGGCGCACCGGTGCCGTTCGGACCGCTCGACGATTTGGCCGTTCGCGAGGGCGATCTGATCTCGCTCGTCGTCGGCCCGCGCGACGGCAACCATTCCTGCGATCTGACCGACATCGAGTTGACGATCAAGGCGGGCGACCGCACGTGGAATTTGAGCCAGGATGTCTCCGGCGACATCCTCGCCAGCAATCCCCACGCCGACGCCCAGGGCCAGCCCAATATCTGGCATTTCTATACCGAGAAGGTCGACGGTACGAAGGCGGGTCCGGTGATCCCGGCCGGGTCGTTGCTCGCGCGGTGGCAGGCGACCGACAAACCCGACGAGAAGCGAGCACTGGCCGGCGAACTGCAGAGCTTGCTGACGGGTGCGCCGCCGGCCGACAAGCAGCATCCCGATGCGGTGCTCTACCGACAACTGGCCTCGCTCGGCGGGCCGCTGTTAGCGAGTGCAGCGGCTTCGGCCGCGAAAGGAACACCGCTCGAAGCTCCGAGCACCTCGGGCACGGCCGACTGGGGAATCGATCCGGCGTTGTGCGGCCATCGACCTGACGGTTCGGCAATCGACGCGGCCGACCTCTGCCTGGCGGCTCCCACGGCCCTCGCCGTGCGGCTCCCCTCCGACCTGATCGCGGGTTGCGAGTTGGTGGCCACGGTCACGCTCGACGAGACCGCGGCCGAAGGCACGGCCCAGGCGCAAATTCTGCCTGCGCCGCCGGGCGATCTGCGCGCCCTGCGTCCCGATACACCGGTGCTGGCCCGTCCGGGCAGCGCCGCGCACGGGCGAATCGAGACCGCGCTGGCCGAATTCCGCAATTGGTTTCCCGCGGCCTTGTGCTACAGCCGCATCGTGCCGGTCGACGAGGTGATTACGCTGACCTTGTTCCACCGCGAGGAAGATGCCCTGGCCCGGCTGATGCTCGACGACGAGCAAAGGGCTTATCTCGACAGGCTGTGGAGCGAACTCAGGTTCATCAGCCAGGACGCCCTGATCACGGTCGATGCCTTCGGCCAGTTGCTCGAATACGCCTCGCAGGACAGCGACCCGCGGCTGTTCGAGCCGCTGCGCGAATCGATCTATCGCCAGGCCGACGAATATCGCCAGTGGCTGCTCGCCACCGAGCCGGTGCAGATCGACGCGGTGCTGGCCTGGGCCGAGAAGGCCTATCGCCGGCCGCTGACCGATGCGGATCGGAGCGAGCTGCACAATCTCTACGCGCAGCTTCGCGCCGAGGAGTTGCCGCACGACGAGGCGCTGCGGCTGTTGTTGGCCCGGGTGCTCGTGGCACCGGCGTTTCTCTACAAGCTCGAGGCCGCGGCCGCCGGCGAAGGTCCGGCGCCGGTCAGCGATTGGGAGCTGGCCAACCGGCTCAGCTATTTCCTCTGGTCGAGCGCGCCGGACGAAGCCCTGAAGGTCGACGCGGCCGCCGGGCGGCTGCACGATCCCGACGTGCTCGCCGGCCATGCCCGCCGGATGATGCGCGATCCGAAGGTGCGGCGGCTGGCGACCGAGTTCGCCTGCCAATGGCTGCACATCTACGACTTTGCCTCGCTCGACGAAAAGAGCCCGCGGCACTTTCCAGAGTTCGCCGAGCTGCGCGACGATCTGTACGAAGAGGCGATCCAGTTTTTCACCGATCTGGTGCGCCGCGACGGCTCGGTCGAAGAGATCTGGAACGCCGATCACGTGCTGGTCAACGAAACCCTGGCCGCGTTTTACGGAGTGCCGTTCGACTCCGGCACGCCCGTTCCCGATTCGTCGTGGCGCCGCATTGACCATGCGCAGCAACTTGGCCGCGGCGGCGTGCTCGGCCTGGGCGCAACTTTGGCCAAGCAATCCGGCGCCTCGCGCACCAGTCCGATCTTGCGCGGCAATTGGGTCTCCGAAGTGCTGCTCGGCGAGCGCCTGCCTCGGCCTCCCAAGGGCGTGCCGGTGTTGCCCGAGGACGAAGCGGCGCTCGAAGGCCTGACCGTGCGCCAACTGATCGAGGCGCATTCGATCGATCCGAAGTGCATCAATTGCCACCAGCGGATCGACCCGTTGGGCTTCGCCCTGGAAAGCTACGACGCCATCGGCCGGCGGCGCGAGCGCGACCTGGGCAACCGCCCCATCGACGTGCATGCCCGTTTGCGCGACGGCACCGAGTTCGACGGTCTAGCCGGGCTGCGAATCTACCTGATTTCGACCCGGCACGACGACGTGATCGGCCAGTTCTGCAAGAAACTGCTCGGATATTCCTTGGGGCGCAGCGTGCAACTGGCCGATCGGCGGCTGCTGGCCGATCTGCGAGCCCAACTGGCCGCAGGCGGGTATCATATGTCCACGGCCATCGAGGCCATCGTCCGCAGCCCGCAGTTCCGCATGATCCGCCCGCAACAGGCGTCGCTGGCCACGGCGACGGCTCAAACATCCCCCGACCGCCCGGCACCCTGA